The Zhihengliuella sp. ISTPL4 genomic interval AACGCACGCCGTGAAGTGGCTCGGACCGAAGAACCCGAGGGGATCGGCATGGAGCCGGATGGCGTGGCTCCCGGGCTCCACGGACTGGAACGAGGTCCTCATCGTCGAGGGCCCCGGCGACGGGCTGACTGCCGCCGCCATCGGGTACGACGCCATTGCCATCGCCGGTGCCGCGGGAGTGAACGCTAGCAACGCCGACGAGATCGCCTCGTGGGTAGACGGTCGGCCTGTGGTGATCTGCGGAGATGGCGACACCGCCGGCAGCAACTTCAACTCCAACCTCGCCAAGCTCCTCGTCGAGCGCGAAGTCTCCGTGCGAGTTCTTGACGTGCCCGAGGGCCTCGACCTCTCCGACTGGCGCGCGCAGGAGGGCGAAGCCTTCCGACCACTCCTCATGCATGCCATCGCCGAGAAGAAGCCGCTCGCTTTGGTCGAAGTCTCCCGTCGCTCCTGGAACGAGAAGCTCTACTCGCTCACCGACCTCGGGGCGGCTCGCTACCTGCTCGCCTACATCAAAGGGCTCGGCGCTGATCTCCGGTACACACCGGAGACAGGCTTCATGACCGTCGACAAGGGCGTCTGGCGTCCTGATGGAGTTCAGCAGGTCCGTACCTGGGCTCAACAGGTCGCCGACATCGTCCGCGCTCATGCTGCGGTAGAGGTCCAGAACGCGGAGGGGAAGGCCCGTGACAGCGACGAACAGGAGCGAGCGACGCGCTGGTCTCGATTCGCCGCGGCGGTGCAGTCCTCGAGAGGCCTCTCCGCGATGGTCCGCGAGCTCCAAGCTCTCCCCGGCGTCGGCGTCAGCTTCACCGCGTTCGACCAGCACAACCACCTGGCCGCGTTTACCAACGGGGTGGTGGATCTGCGCACCGGTGACCTCGGCCCGCACGATCCCTCGTTACTGCTCACCAAGTCATTCCGATTCGACTACGACCCTGAAGCCACGGCGCCCCGATGGGTGCGCTTCATCGAAGAGGCCCACCCGGAGAAAGAGGGCGTCGTCGAGTACTTCCAGGTGCTGCTCGGCTACGGGATCACCGGCCACACGTCCGAGGCGTGCTTCATCGTCAACTACGGCGTCAAGGGCGGCAACGGCAAGAGCACGATGCACGAAGCGATTGCAGACGTCTGCGACGACTTCACCGTCACGACCGCATTCTCGGTGTTCGAGGAGAAGCCCGCCGGAGGGATCTCGAACGACACCGCGGCTCTCAAGGGCGCCCGGTTCGCTCTCGCATCCGAGGGCAACGCGGGCAAGGCGATGGACGAGGCCAAGCTCAAGAGCGTGACTGGCGGTGACCGCGTTACCGCGCGGTTCCTCCACAAGGAAAACTTCACGTTCAAGCCGAACTTCCTGCTGCTGCTGGCCTCGAACAACAAGCCAGCCTTCAAGGGACAGGACGGTGGTCTCTGGCGGCGCGTCAAGATGATCCACTGGAACCACTCCTTCACCGAGGCCGGGACCGCCGATCCGAACCTCGGGGCCACGCTGCGTAGCGAGGCACAGGGAATCGCCACCTGGTTGGTTCAGGGTGCCGTGCGCTGGCATCGCGAAGGACTTCGTGACCCACAGTGGATCAAAGACGCGACGAAGACCTACAAGGCCACGAGCGACGCTCTCGCAGGGTTCTTCCCCGGCAATTTCGTCGCCGACGCGAGCTCGCGCTGCGATGGGGCAACGCTCTACGAGTCGTACACCGCGTGGACCAAGGCCGAAGGACTTCCCCTCAAGGAGGTGTGGACGCGGCGCGCGTTCTATGGAGCGCTCACAGAACGCGGCCTCGTTCAGCGCAAGACCAACAAGGGTCAAGCCTTCGACGGGATCCGTCCCGCCAACGACGCGGATCGTGCGAAGGCAGCAGAGGAGGACAAGGCGAACTCCGTCGCGTTGCCCTCGCCAGAGACCGCGGTGACCGCGGTGACCGCGTCGGTCCGCGACGTCCCTTCTCTCGACGACTGGCTCGCCGAGGCGCCCACGCCCGACCCCATCCCCGTCTGAGGCACGTCCATCATGCAGATCATCATCGATTCCCCAGAGTTCTCGGCTGACCTCGCAGCGATGCGCGAGGCATTCGCCTCAACGAACATCATCGCCGTCACGATCCCGCCTGTGGACATCTACCAGCCGAACGCGAGACTGACCCACGTGGCGTTGGCCGCCGACACAGGCGCCTGGGTCCTGCGGGTTGACCTGTGGCGCCAAGTCATCAGGGACTCTCTGGGCGGTGGCCACCGGCTCGTGATGCACGACGCGGCCCACACCATGGAGGCGCTCGACCGACACCTCGGAGTCACCATCGAGCAACTCGCCGGAGCGACCTTCGACACGCGGGTGCTCACGCACCTCTTGGACCCGCGACCCCGCAAGGACGGCGGTTCCGGGCACTCTCTCACAGAAGCAGTACGACAGTACCTCGCGCCGGAAGCGCCGAGCACCGAGAACGTGGCCGATCCCGAACTACTGGGCGTACGCGCACACCTGATCCTCAGCCTGTTCAGAAGGATCGCCCCGATGATCCATGAGCTCGACCTGACAGCCTTGGCCACAAAGGAGCATCGGCTCCAGGCACTCACGTCGACGATGGCGCGGCGAGGTGTCCGCGTCGACCGCGAGTACACAAAGTCGCTGAACGACGTTCTCGGTAACGACGCAACTCGCTGGACCCTTCAAGCAGCTCGATACGGCGTGACCAGCGTCCAGAACCCTTCGCAGGTCGCTTCGGCACTTCTCGCCATGGGTGAGCACTTGACTGAGCGCACCAAGAGCGGAGTGTTCAAGGTCGACAAGACCGTCCTTCTGCCTCTCGCCGACCTCACCGAAGACGGTGAGCGGAGAGGAAGAAGGAATCCGAACTCGCTCGCAGAGGCGGTCATTCACGCGCGACGAGCGCAGGGGTGGAAGGAGTCGTACACTCGCCCCTTCCTCTTCCAGACCGATGTCGAGGGTCGTATCCATCCGTCCATCACGACGCTTGCCGCGCGCACGGGACGCATGTCGCTCTCCCGCCCAGCACTCCAGCAGCTGCCCTCCAAGGGCTGGTCAGTGCGGAGGTGCATCATCGCGGATCCTGGCCAGGTCATCATCTCGCTCGACTTCAAGCAGATCGAGATGCGAGTGCTTGCCGCACTGTGCGGAGACCAAAGGATGCTCGACGCGATCCTAGGCGGACAAGACCTCCACAACTTCACGGCGAGCCTCGTCTTCGGGCGGAACTTCACGTCGCGACAACGGGATCTGAGCAAGCAGATCGGTCTCGGGAAAGTGTACGGCGCGAGCGCTTCTACAGTGTCCCTCCAAACCGGTATCCCCGAGGCGCAGGTGGAGCCGGCGATGCGCAAGTACGACGAGCTGTTCCCCGGCATCAAGCAATACGGGAAGCGACTCATCGCCGATGCGCGTCGGCGCGAGCGTTTCGAGGTCGTGAACGTTCACGGTCGACTTCTGCCCCTAGATGGATCACGCGCGTTCACCGCGACCAACTACGCCGTTCAGTCCGTTGCGCGTGACATTCTCGCGGACTCCTTGATCCGCCTCTACGACTCCGGCTACGGCAACAACCTGTTGCTGCCGGTACACGATGAGGTCGTGGGACAGGCTCCGGTCGCCGAGGCCGAGAAGACGGTACTCCGGATGAAGGAAGTGATGGAGACGGACTTCATGGGTGTGCCCATCCTCGCTGATGCAGAGGTCTACGGCCCGTCCTGGGGCCACGGTTACGGCGCAACCGCGTAGACGCTCGTCGCGCGCAGCGGTGAACCCCGAGCGGCATGAAGAGCTCGCCGACCGCCTCGATCCCGAGCCTCAGATAGCGAAGCCGTCATGCAGATCAACGATCCGCATGACGGCTTCGTCGTTTCCGCTGTCGAGTTCGGGCGGGCCTTTGACGCGGCACAGCAGCTGCCTCCCAGCGTCATGTAGCCCTCAAGCGATATTGCGTCGACCACCCCTTCGTTCCGACCCGACCCGAACACTCTCGCCAGTTGGCGCGATTTTCGGCTTGACCAGCGTGTTCGCCTGCTCGCGAACCCGACCTGCAACCAGCAACCGACAGGCAGTGCGCTCATTTCGAGGCGGACCGCATAGGGGGACTACGGAAGCAACCGATTCGGGTCACCTGAGCGGGCGTGCTGAGGCACGTTCCCGCAGGCGCGCCGGGCCGCTTCGGAGCTTGCCGCAGGGTAACCGCGGCAAGCGCTAACCCCACAACTGAACACCTTGACCGAACCACATCCGAACCACGCAAATCATTTCGCGTGACTTCCGAAAGACCCTCATGAACTTCAACGGCATCTTCATCACGCCCGACAACGAGACGCGGGAGCAGCTGACCGCCGAGCAGGAAGCCCACCTCATCGCAGAGGCGCGTCGGGAGGTCAATCAGCGCCGCCGCCCGCACTTCGAGCAGCTGCTGTGGCAGTACATCCCCGCTCTGCGCGGACGGGCTGCCTCTGAGTACCGCCGCATGGGCGGCTCGGTCGACATCGACGAAGTCCGCTCCAACGTCCTCGCCGGCTTCACGGAGGCGGTGTTCACGAACAAGGCGGGGGTGCGACTCATCCAGACGCTCGAGCGTTCCATCCTCCGTGCCGCAGACGAAACGAACATGCAGGGCGCCATGACCATCCCGGCCCAGCGACGCCGCGAGTATCGCACCGCGATGACTGAGGCGGGCGGCAACCTCGATTCCGCCATCGCGCAGGCACGCGGCGTCCTCGCGGAAGCGTCGATGCGCGCCCTGCACAGCGCGCTGGGCGGACACTCCAGCATCGACGAAGACACCGCGCACTCGAGCATCGCGCTCGACCCCTATGACGACATCGACTGCGTCCTCGACGTGGCGCGCGCACTCGCCGCGTTGACCGCCGGCAGCGACGGGAAGACCGGCCCCCTTCTCATCATCAATCGAGCATTCGGTCTCAACGGCGACGACAGCGCCGCCGACGCGGTCATCGCTAAGGAACTGAAGCGGGCCGCACTCGACAACCCCGACGCGAACGGCGCACGGTGGACGCCCTCGCGGGCAACCATCCAGCGGGTTCGGGAGACCGCGCTCGCTCTGATGCACGACGCGCTGTGCGCCGGCCACGACCCTCGTTGCAACCGCGTGCACTGATTGCCGATGGGCGCGTGTCCGACGGTGAATGCACCCCGGGCGCGCGCCCACATCCCGAGCATGGATCATGATCCGGGCTTGCCGGTTAGGTGACTCGGAACCGTAGGTCGAACGACAACGAAGTCATTACCTAGGAGATCCGCACCCTCCTGTAACGCGCGGAACGAGTTCATGAGGATCCGGCCGCGCTGCCAGAATCCTCGTTCGACCAACTCGCGTCGAACGCGATGCCACGGTTGCATGCGCCCGCGTGAGTATGTCGATCCCTCGCGCCCCTTCAGGCAAGCAACGTCGAGAAGCCTTCGGACGCGGCAAATCGCTGTGACCAAACGGTGGTGTCGAGTTGGCGATTGAGTCTCCGCCCACCTTCGTCTTACGCATCGGCGAGCGCTCCGAGACGGCCTGAACAATCGCGCTCAGCGCTTGCGGGCACGGATCGCGGCCTGACCATTCGAACGGTCCTCCCGGAGCGATAATCGCCCATACGAGGTCTGAAGGTTGCGCGCACGTTCCTCCCGTACATTGCTAGTTGCGGATCGATCTGCCGCGCCTGGGAAATCCACCCCGAGCGGCGCGGGGCGTATCGCCCGCTCCGCTAGCGAAATCCGCAGACATCGGTAAGATTTCTAGTAACGCGCGTGCCTTCATGCTGACGATGGCGGTGGTCATCCCGACCACCGGCTTCATCCTGCAGCGCTTCACGACGCGGCAGGTCTTCATCGCCGCGATGACGGCGTTCTCGCTCGGCACGCTCGTGGCGCTGGTCGCCCCCGGCTTCTCCGTGCTGCTCGTGGGTCGCGTGATCCAGGCCGCGGGTACCGGCATCATGATGCCGCTGCTCATGACCACGATCATGAACGTCGTGCCCGCGCAGTCGCGCGGTCGCATGATGGGCCGCGTCGGCCTCGTCATCTCGCTCGCCCCCGCCATCGGCCCGACGCTCGCCGGGGCTGTGCTCGACGCGTTCAACTGGCGCGCGCTGTTCGCGATCGTGCTGCCCATCGCCCTGATCTCGCTCGGCATGGGGGCGAAGTGGATGACCAACCTCGGCGAGACCCGCAAGGCTCCGCTCGACGTGCTGTCCATCCCGCTCGCGGCGCTCGGTTTCGGCGGCATCGTCTTCGGCCTGAGCCAGTTCGGCGGCGAAGGCGGCTCGGGCGGTACGACCGGCGTCATCGCTCTGGTCGTCGGCGCCGTCTCCCTCGCCCTCTTCGTCTGGCGTCAGCTCGTGCTGCAGCGCGTGGACGACGCGCTGCTCGACCTGCGCGTGTTCCGCTCGGCGAACTTCTCGCTGGCCGTCATCATCATGTCGATCCTGGCGCTGTCGATGTTCGGCACCCTGACGCTGCTGCCGCAGTACCTGCAGAACGTGGCCGGGCTCAGCGCACTGGAGTCCGGGCTCATCCTGCTCCCCGGTTCGGTGCTGATGGGTCTCCTCGGACCGGTGATGGGTCGCGTGTACGACGCCAAGGGGACCCGTCCGCTGCTCATCCCCGGCACGATCCTCGTCTCGGCGTCGCTGTTCTTCTACTCGACGGTCGGTGAGCACACCGTGTGGTGGCTGCTGATCATCGTGCAGGCCGCCATGTCGGTCGGCCTCGCGATGTCGTTCACGCCGCTCTTCTCCTCGTCGCTGGGGTCGCTGCACCGCTCGCTGTACTCCCACGGCTCCGCGGTGCTCAACACCCTGCAGCAGGTCGGTGGCGCGGCCGGTGTCGCGCTGCTCACGGTCACGTACTCGGCGATCCTGCACGCCGGCGAGGATGAGGGCCTGTCGCGGGCGGTGGCCGGTGCCCCCGGCGCGCGGACGGCCTTCCTCATCGCGGCGATCATCTCGCTCGCAGCGGTCGCGCTCAGCCCGCTGGTGCGCAAGCCCGCCGACGACATCGGCGACGCGGCGCACGGCGGTCACTGACCGCGCAGCCACTCCGACGGCGTCTGCTGCTCACCGCTCCTTGGGGGCGGGGATGTGGCAGACGCCGTTGCTGCAGTAGCCGGCGGCAGCGCCGTCGAGCAGCTCGATCGCACCCGGCAGCGGCTGCAGCCCGAGCGGCGCGTCCTGCCCGGTGTTCTCCTGCTTCGATTCGGTCATCCCTCGATCGTACGCCCGCCGGGAGCACCGGGCGCCGCATGCTCTTCTCTGCGAGCCGACAGCGGCGTATCGTTCCCGGCGAGGGGGTGCACGCCCTCGCCGCGCGCCCCCGGCAGCCGAGGAGGCGCCATGATCATCCACCCTCCCGAACGGGCCACCGCGACCGGACATGTCGCCGCGATGTACGAGAGCGACCTCGCCGACGACGGCATCGTGTTCGCACACACCCGCGCCATGGCGGTGAACCCCGAGGCCCACGCCGCCTTCGAAGCGCTCGTCCGCGCGATCGTCCCGTCGATCGGCGTCCGGGTCTATGAGGCCGCGACCCTCGGCGCGGCGCGGGCCGTCGGTTCCGCGCACTGTCTGCTGGCCCACGGCCGCCGTTCCCTGCGCGCCGGCGTCGTCGATGAGGCCGGACTCGCCGCGTTCGCCGCGGGGGACGACCGCGGTTTCACGGAGCAGGAGCAGGCCGTGATCCGCTTCGCGACGCGCCTGTCGACCGCTCCCGCGGCGATGACCGACGCGGACACTCAAGAGTTGCGCGAGCTGGGGTTCACCGACCGGCAGATCGTGGACATCACTCTGGCCGCAGCGGCGCGCAACTACTTCAGCAGGGCTCTGCTCGCGCTGGCCGTTCCCGTCGAGGACGTCCCCGGGCTGGACCCTGCGCTCACCGCGGCGCTCACGCGGATCCCCGCGGCCCCGTCGCCAGGCGATCGATAGGCCGTTCCCCTTAATCTGGACGGATGCTCCGACGATTCCTCGCCCGCGTGTACTGGGCCGTCAGCCGGTGGACCCTCATCGCCGACGCCGCGCCCACGCGACCGACCGTCCTGATCGGCGCCCCGCACACCTCGAACTGGGACTTCGTGCTCATGCTCGCCATCGCGTGGCGCCTCGGCATCGACGTGCACTGGCTGGGCAAGAAGAGTCTCTTCCGCGGCTGGCGAGGGCCGATCATGCGGGGCCTCGGGGGCATCGCCGTGGATCGCGCGGATCCCGCGCGCATCGTCGGCGAGGTCGTGGACCAGGTGCACGCGGGAACGGTCTTCGGCCTCGTCGTCACCCCGGACGGGACGCGCGGCGGGAACGAGTACTGGAAGAGCGGTTTCTACCGGATCGCCCGCGCGACCGGCATGCCGGTCACCCTCGGCTTCGTCGATCGCCACACCATGACCACGGGCCTCGGGCCGACGATCGACCTCACAGGCGACGTGGCCGCCGACATGGACCGGATCCGCGCGTTCTACGCGGACAAGCACGGCGTACGCCCCGAGCGCCGTACGGAGCCGCGGCTGCGCGAGGAGACGGCTGAGCAGCCCGAAGACTGAGCGCCCTCACGCCTCTTCGGGCGCGTGCGCGCGGGCGTATGCCAGGTCGTCGTCCGACAGAGACTCGATCATCCCCACCACGGCTCCGGTGATCTCCCGGATCTCCTCTCGGACATCCTCGTCGAGATGCCGTGACCCGCTGCCGACCACCGCGCGACGCGCATCGTCGGACAGCTCGGGCCACCATTCGTCGATCGGAGGCAGGGTCATCTCTCATCCTTTCCCAGCGGCGCGTCCGGACGCCATCGCGGCGATCTGGACAGCGGTGGAGCGTGCCCACGAGACTATCGCCATGACAGCAGAACCACGCGGCGGCGCCGACGAGCGCGACGACCGCGACGATGGCCGCGACGAGACCCCGAACGAGCGCGCGGACCGCAACTGGGAGGAGCTGCTGCAGGAGTTGCGGGTCATGCAGACCGGCACGCAGATCCTCACCGGCTTCCTTCTGGCGGTGGCCTTCCAGCCGCGATTCACCGACATGGACGAGTTCCAGCGCGACCTCTACGTGGTGCTCGTGGCGCTGGCGGCGATCGCCACGATCCTCGCCCTCGCCCCTGTGGGCATCCACCGCGCCCTGTTCGGCAGCCGGCTGAAGCCCGAGCTCGTCCGGACGGCGGCCCGCCTCGTGAAGATCGACCTGGTCGTGATCGGTGCCCTGACGATCGGCGTCACGACGCTCATCGTCGACTTCACGGTGAGCCGGGCGGCCGGGGTCGTCGCGCTCGTCGCCTCTCTCCTGCTCGTCGTCGGACTGTGGATGGCGCTGCCCGGCCTGCTGCGGCGGGCGCGGTCGCGCGTCGGGGCAGACGACGAACCGCCGCCCCCGTCGGCCTGAGGGCGACGGGGGCGGCGGCCGGACAGCGGGCCGGTCAGCGGCCGGCGGGGCTGCGGTTCTCCGCGCTCACCATCCACGCGAACTGCTCGAGTCGCTCGATGACGGCGTGCAGCAGATCGGCGGAGGTAGGGTCCTCTTCGTCGACGGCGTCGTGCACGTCGCGCATCGTCCCCACCGCGGCCTCGAGGCGCGCGGTGACGAGGTCGATGGTCTCCGTCGTGGACACCTCGCCGGTCGGGAACTCCGGCAGCGTGGTCGTCTTCGCGATCGTGGCGCTGCGGCCGTCGGGGACCGCGTGCAGGGCGCGCATGCGCTCCGCGATGGTGTCGCTGAACGTCCGCGCGTCCTCGATGATCTCGTCGAGCTGACGGTGCGTGTCGCGGAAGTTCCGTCCGACGACGTTCCAGTGCGCCTGCTTGCCCTGCAGCGAGAGCTCGAGCAGATCGACGAGCACGGCCTGCAGGTTCGCCGCGAGGGTCGGGGATGCGGTGAACCCCTTCTCCGCGTTCTGCTGGCGCGTGGTCTTGACGCCGGCCTTCGCCGTCCCGTCCTTGCTGCTGGAGCTGCTGGTCTTCTTGGACTTCGTGTCTGCCATGGTGTGACCTCCTGCCGTCACGCTAACCCCGCCTGGCGGCCGATTCGAGGGGGTTGACACCCACCGGGCTCACCCCCGAACGTGAGGGAGGCGACAGGGCCATCGAGAGAGGCGGAGCAGTGGGAACAGCAGCGCAGGAGGATCGTCCCGAGGTGGTCATCGCACCTCTCACCGCGGCGGATGCCGGTGAGGTGCTGACGATCCAGCGGGCGGCCTTCGTGTCGGAGGCGGCGATCTACGGCAGTGTCGACATGCCGCCGCTGACCCAGACCGTCGCTGAGATGGAAGCCGAGCTCACCTCCGAGCGTGGTCTCGGCGCCCGGGTCAACGGTCGCCTGGTCGGGGCCATCCGGTTCGTCGAGTCCGATGACCTCCTCCTGATCGGACGGATCGCGATCGCGCCGGACATGCAGGGTGAGGGCATCGGGCGCAAACTCCTCGACGCCGCGGAGAAGTCCAGCGATGCTCGCGAGGCCGAGCTCTTCACGGGCAGCCTGAGCGAAGCGAACATCCGGCTGTACCAGTCCTGCGGGTATGAGGAGCGCGAGCGGGTGCCGCAGGGCGACGGGACCGCGCAGGTGTTCCTCCGGAAGCGGCTGCGAGGCTAAGGGCACCACCCCCGAACATGCAAGGGGGTCGAGGCAATCCGGATCATGGGGAATCGTAGCCCGGACATGTCGCGACCGCGTCATGCCCCAACCGGAAAGGAGAGCTCATGCTCACCCTCACCGACAACGCCACCGCCATCGTGTCGACCCTCGTGAGTCGGCAGAACGACGCGCCGGCCGCCGGGCTGCGCATCCACACCGCCGAGGCGCAGGACGACACGGGCGCAGCCCGTCTCGCCGTCGCCGTGACCGCCGATCCGGAGCCCGCCGATCAGGTCGTCGAGCTGTCCGGTACCCGCCTCTTCCTCGATGAGGCCGCCGCCTCCGCCCTGGACGACAAGGTGCTGGATGCGGGCGTGGACGACGAAGGCTCCGTCTCCTTCGCCGTGCTCCCTCAGGTCGCCTGAGATCTCACGCTTCGAACGCCGCGGCCGATCCGGCCGCGGCGTTCGCGCTTGTGTACGGTCGGGCTCAGTCCCAGTCGAGGTACTCCTCGAGCACCACAGCCGTCTCGATGGGGTGCGTCATCGGGAAGAGATGGTCCCCGCCCTCGACGACCTTGATGCTGGCGCGCTCCGGAGCCGTGCCGCGTAGGCTCTCGGCGTTCGCGGGCGGGGTGACCTCGTCGGCCGTCCCCTGGATCAGCAGTACGGGGATGACCGGGGCCAGGGGGGTGTCCACATCCTCCACGCCGAGGAGGGCCAGACCGTTCACACGGTCGGGGTGCGCCAGCGCGAAGGAGCGCGCGACCGTGCCGCCGAAGCCATGGCCGCCGATCCACGTGTCGCCGAGGCCGATGTGGTCGATGACGGCGAGCGCGTCCGCGACACGGTCGTCGATCGAGGTGTCGGCGTCATCTGCGCGATGGCCGATCCGCACCACGTGGAATCCGGCCTCCTCGGCCAGGTAGTGACCGACGACTCCGAGCACGTCGGCGGCGAGGCCGCGCTCCTGGATGAGCACGAGCTTGACCGGCCCATCGCCTTCGTCGACGAAGGGGATGGCGCGGCCCTCGGGCTCGAAGATCTGGGTGTCGGTCATCGGCGTCGTTCTCCTCAAGCCGTCGGTGTCAGGTTCGCAGGCGTCGTCCGCACCGGGCTCCTGCGACCGGGCACCGGGGCGGTGGCGCCTGCGTCCAGCGTAGCCCGCCGGGGGACGAGCCTCCTCCTCGCATCCCCCGGCGGAGTCTTCAGGCGGCGGCGAGCTCGCGCCACAGATGCGCGAGAGTCGCAGCGCCGCGGACGAGCATCCGCAGATCGATGCTCTCGTCGCTCGCATGCCAGTGGTCCTCCGGCAGCCCCGTACCGAGGAAGATCACCGGGGCGGCGAGTTCCCGGGACAGCAGCTCCGCCGGCCCTCCCCCGGCGTTCCCCATCCGCCCCTGCACCGCGTGGCCGTAGCCGCGGGCGAGGGCGCGCTCCAGGGCGTCGCGCATCGGCCCTGGCGGGGAGGCGTACGGTTCCTGCGCGATGTCCTCGTCGACCTCCAAGCGATACGTCGCCTCCGACGGCATGACATCGGCGATGAAGGCGCGGAGCAGATCGGCGACGTCGTGATTGCGCTGGCCGGTCACGGTCCGGATGCTCAGCGACGCCATGGCCTCCCGGGGGATGACGGAACGCTCGATGCCCTCGGGGTCTCCGGCGAGCAGC includes:
- a CDS encoding alpha/beta fold hydrolase, coding for MTDTQIFEPEGRAIPFVDEGDGPVKLVLIQERGLAADVLGVVGHYLAEEAGFHVVRIGHRADDADTSIDDRVADALAVIDHIGLGDTWIGGHGFGGTVARSFALAHPDRVNGLALLGVEDVDTPLAPVIPVLLIQGTADEVTPPANAESLRGTAPERASIKVVEGGDHLFPMTHPIETAVVLEEYLDWD
- a CDS encoding GNAT family N-acetyltransferase, which produces MVIAPLTAADAGEVLTIQRAAFVSEAAIYGSVDMPPLTQTVAEMEAELTSERGLGARVNGRLVGAIRFVESDDLLLIGRIAIAPDMQGEGIGRKLLDAAEKSSDAREAELFTGSLSEANIRLYQSCGYEERERVPQGDGTAQVFLRKRLRG
- a CDS encoding Dps family protein, translated to MADTKSKKTSSSSSKDGTAKAGVKTTRQQNAEKGFTASPTLAANLQAVLVDLLELSLQGKQAHWNVVGRNFRDTHRQLDEIIEDARTFSDTIAERMRALHAVPDGRSATIAKTTTLPEFPTGEVSTTETIDLVTARLEAAVGTMRDVHDAVDEEDPTSADLLHAVIERLEQFAWMVSAENRSPAGR
- a CDS encoding carboxymuconolactone decarboxylase family protein; its protein translation is MIIHPPERATATGHVAAMYESDLADDGIVFAHTRAMAVNPEAHAAFEALVRAIVPSIGVRVYEAATLGAARAVGSAHCLLAHGRRSLRAGVVDEAGLAAFAAGDDRGFTEQEQAVIRFATRLSTAPAAMTDADTQELRELGFTDRQIVDITLAAAARNYFSRALLALAVPVEDVPGLDPALTAALTRIPAAPSPGDR
- a CDS encoding DNA polymerase, whose translation is MQIIIDSPEFSADLAAMREAFASTNIIAVTIPPVDIYQPNARLTHVALAADTGAWVLRVDLWRQVIRDSLGGGHRLVMHDAAHTMEALDRHLGVTIEQLAGATFDTRVLTHLLDPRPRKDGGSGHSLTEAVRQYLAPEAPSTENVADPELLGVRAHLILSLFRRIAPMIHELDLTALATKEHRLQALTSTMARRGVRVDREYTKSLNDVLGNDATRWTLQAARYGVTSVQNPSQVASALLAMGEHLTERTKSGVFKVDKTVLLPLADLTEDGERRGRRNPNSLAEAVIHARRAQGWKESYTRPFLFQTDVEGRIHPSITTLAARTGRMSLSRPALQQLPSKGWSVRRCIIADPGQVIISLDFKQIEMRVLAALCGDQRMLDAILGGQDLHNFTASLVFGRNFTSRQRDLSKQIGLGKVYGASASTVSLQTGIPEAQVEPAMRKYDELFPGIKQYGKRLIADARRRERFEVVNVHGRLLPLDGSRAFTATNYAVQSVARDILADSLIRLYDSGYGNNLLLPVHDEVVGQAPVAEAEKTVLRMKEVMETDFMGVPILADAEVYGPSWGHGYGATA
- a CDS encoding phage/plasmid primase, P4 family encodes the protein MLYSELISRLNVTGRTSDGILAVCPAHEDRPENPHLRITITEHGKVLIHCRVGCSNKTVLKALDMTLRDIATIDISDAPPLRSSTSKTPAGVAEIAALATQLDTWSANLDDDGRNYAQRRFGITSADAERLQLGSVTQGGVRRLVVPFLTPQGVPRGYQGRDIDGTHAVKWLGPKNPRGSAWSRMAWLPGSTDWNEVLIVEGPGDGLTAAAIGYDAIAIAGAAGVNASNADEIASWVDGRPVVICGDGDTAGSNFNSNLAKLLVEREVSVRVLDVPEGLDLSDWRAQEGEAFRPLLMHAIAEKKPLALVEVSRRSWNEKLYSLTDLGAARYLLAYIKGLGADLRYTPETGFMTVDKGVWRPDGVQQVRTWAQQVADIVRAHAAVEVQNAEGKARDSDEQERATRWSRFAAAVQSSRGLSAMVRELQALPGVGVSFTAFDQHNHLAAFTNGVVDLRTGDLGPHDPSLLLTKSFRFDYDPEATAPRWVRFIEEAHPEKEGVVEYFQVLLGYGITGHTSEACFIVNYGVKGGNGKSTMHEAIADVCDDFTVTTAFSVFEEKPAGGISNDTAALKGARFALASEGNAGKAMDEAKLKSVTGGDRVTARFLHKENFTFKPNFLLLLASNNKPAFKGQDGGLWRRVKMIHWNHSFTEAGTADPNLGATLRSEAQGIATWLVQGAVRWHREGLRDPQWIKDATKTYKATSDALAGFFPGNFVADASSRCDGATLYESYTAWTKAEGLPLKEVWTRRAFYGALTERGLVQRKTNKGQAFDGIRPANDADRAKAAEEDKANSVALPSPETAVTAVTASVRDVPSLDDWLAEAPTPDPIPV
- a CDS encoding 1-acyl-sn-glycerol-3-phosphate acyltransferase — encoded protein: MLRRFLARVYWAVSRWTLIADAAPTRPTVLIGAPHTSNWDFVLMLAIAWRLGIDVHWLGKKSLFRGWRGPIMRGLGGIAVDRADPARIVGEVVDQVHAGTVFGLVVTPDGTRGGNEYWKSGFYRIARATGMPVTLGFVDRHTMTTGLGPTIDLTGDVAADMDRIRAFYADKHGVRPERRTEPRLREETAEQPED
- a CDS encoding DUF6328 family protein, which encodes MTAEPRGGADERDDRDDGRDETPNERADRNWEELLQELRVMQTGTQILTGFLLAVAFQPRFTDMDEFQRDLYVVLVALAAIATILALAPVGIHRALFGSRLKPELVRTAARLVKIDLVVIGALTIGVTTLIVDFTVSRAAGVVALVASLLLVVGLWMALPGLLRRARSRVGADDEPPPPSA